The sequence GAATCCACTGGATATACCAGGGGGTTTGCGCGATTCTAAAAAGCTATCCGAAAAACGTCGGGGTATATTAGCCAAAGATATACGACTGAAAGCCAAAGCCATAGGAGTTGGTATTGTGCATGAACAGGATATCGATCGAACGAATATCCTGAAATCTACCTTTGAAGCCATGCGTCGGGCTGTGGCCGATCTGGGTCTTGAACCAGAGGAAGTCCAGGTCGATGGTAATTTTACCATTCCGAACCTGCTTATTGATCAAATAGCCATTGTTGGTGGTGATGACAAGGTGGCCGAGATAAGCGCAGCCAGCATCATAGCTAAAACGACGCGCGATGCCATGCTGATATCCTATGATGTCCTTTTCCCTGAGTACGGTTTCAAGTCCCACAAGGGCTATGGTTCAGCCAAACACATGGAGATTCTGCGGGAGCGAGGACGAACTCCTATCCATCGCAGGAGCTTTCGACCTGTGGATACGTGCCCCAATGAGAATTATAAATATTTTGGACTCGAAAACAACTATGGGCGCATGGGGGAGATCATTGCCGGAATGTTTCTGATCCGTAACGGCTATACATTGATCGCTCACAGCTACCATGCCGGTCGTGGTGGAGAAATAGATCTGATCGCAACTCTGGGTGATGAAATAGTATTTATTGAGGTCAAAAGCTTTGCCGGTGAAGCCGATGACACCATTGCTCTGGAACGCGTTACACCAGTAAAACAAAAGCAGATCGCCAGGATTGCTGAAATTTACCTCCGTTATCGTGAAATTGAAGAAGCCGAATGCCGGTTTGATATCATCACAGTAAACTTTTCAGAACCCAAACCTGAAATCCAGCACTATCCAGATGCCTATTTACCTTTATAANNNNNNNNNNNNNNNNNNNNNNNNNNNNNNNNNNNNNNNNNNNNNNNNNNNNNNNNNNNNNNNNNNNNNNNNNNNNNNNNNNNNNNNNNNNNNNNNNNNNCGTTTCAAATTAAATAGAAGAAAGATCACCATGAAATTCCTGAAGACCCATATTCTCTTAATCGCACTGCTTTCACAGATATTTGCCTCACAGCCAGCTATTTACGGTGAAAACGGGGTCGTTGTAGCCCATGACCTGGAAGCTTGTGAGGCCGGGATTAAAATCCTCAAAGCCGGCGGGAATGCTGTTGATGCAGCAGTTGCTGTTACCTATGCGCTGGCTGTAACCCATCCTCAAGCCGGAAACCTGGGTGGGGGAGGCTTTATGATGATCCAGATGGCTGATGGTCGCAAAGCCGCTCTGGACTATCGGGAAATGGCTCCTGGCGCAGCTCATCGCGATATGTTTCTGGATGATAGTGGCAAAGTTGCTGCTGGTAAAAGTATTCAGGGTGGATTGGCGGTAGGAGTTCCTGGTACAGTTGCCGGAATGCAGTTAGCTCTGGATGAGTATGGCTCAATGCGCCGTTCTAAAGTAATGAAGCCCGCTATCCACCTGGCAAAGAAGGGTTTTCATATTCCCTATGATCTGGCCTATTCCTTTGGTTGGTTGAATCAAGCAGCTGCCGATTTTGATGAAACACGTCGTATTTTCTGTCGCAACGGTGATCTATATCAGCCAGGAGATCTCTTTAAGCAACCCGATTTGGCAAAAACCTTGAAATTGATCCAGAAAAAGGGCAATTCAGGTTTTTATGAGGGGGCAGTGGCTCAGGCATTGGTGAAAAGCAGTACAGAATACGGAGGAACCTTCACTCCAGAGGATCTGGCAAATTATATTCCAAAACTTAGAGAACCGGCTGTGGGAAACTATCGTGGATTTGAGGTCTTATCCATGCCACCGCCCAGTTCCGGCGGAATAGCCTTGATCTCCATGTTGAATATGCTTGAACACATGTCATTTGATTCAATCGGCTGGCATTCAGCCGATCATATTCACATGCTGGCTGAAGTTGAAAAAAGAGCCTACGCTGACCGCAGCGTCTGGTTGGGTGACCCCGATTTCTTTGAGGTTCCCACTGAGAAATTATTGTCCAGTGCCTATGCTTATCTACGGATGAAAGATTACAAACCAACATCAGCCACACCAAGTGATTCTATCTATCCCTTGAATGATAGTGAGTTAGCGAATATCACAACTGCAAGACACGAAAGTGAAGAGACCACTCATTTTTCAGTTGTGGATCAATGGGGGAATGCCGTTAGCGTGACCACAACCCTGAATTGGTCATTTGGTTCCTATGTCACGGTTGAGGGTTTCGGGTTTTTACTGAACAATGAGATGGATGATTTTAGTGCCAAACCGGGTACTCCAAATTCTTTTGGACTCATCGGTAATGAGGCCAACGCCATTCAACCCAAAAAGCGCATGCTTTCCAGTATGACTCCTACCATTGTGAATAAAGATGGCAAGGTGGTTCTGGTGCTCGGTTCGCCTGGTGGTTCAACAATTATCACCTCAGTGCTGCAGGTAATAAACAATATGGTAGACTATGGAATGGCGCTGCAAGATGCAGTTAATGCCCCTAGATTTCATCATCAATGGCGTCCGGATGTGATCCAGTATGGTCCCCGTGCCATCAGCGCAGATACTGCTGAATTACTCCGGCAGATGGGGTACGAGTTGAAACCCCGATCTGCCTATGGTGAAGTCAATGCCATTTCCAAAGATCGTATTTTTGGTGGTTGGGTCGGTGCACCAGATTACCGGCTGGCTTCTCATGGCATGGCCTATTAGTGATTTTATGTTTGACACAAAAAAATAGTGTAATCAGGAAAAGCTTGAACAAATTAAAAATTATACCGTTGAAATCGTATTGCCGTTTTAATATGAACCGGTCATTAGATCAGGAGAAGAAGCATTGAGTAAAAAAGAAAAACAGGCTATGAAATCCAAAGGCGGGAGTGCTTTTCGTGGTCTTTTGCACATAATTGTATCAGTACTGATTCTTAGAGCAACGGTCATTGAAGCTTATAATGTTCCTACAGGTTCCATGGAAACCACTATTAAGATCGGTGACTTTATCCTGGGGAATAAATTTATATATGGAATTCGAACACCGGATTGGATCGGTATCCCCTGGACCAATATTGGCTTTTCAGTGCCTTACTATCGCTTACCCGGTTTTGAACAGCCCAAAACGGGTGATGTGGTCATCTTCCGGTATCCCAACGACCGTTGGCCAGCCAGCCAGATCGGACCTCTGGATCCCAGCCTTAACTATATCAAACGTTGTATTGCCGGTCCGGGACAGACTCTGGAGATCAGGGACAAGGATGTTTTTATCGATGGGATTCAATTTCCGCTTCCTGAACATGGTCGGGCTTCAAAACTAAATTTATACGATGATGAATATCAGGAAAGAATGATTTTCCCTCAAGGCTTTGGAAACCGAGATCATTTCGGACCTCTATATATTCCAGAAGCTGGTGACACCCTGGATTTCAGACGGGATAATCTGGATCAGGCTGTAAATGTCATTTCACTTGAAGGACATGAGGTCAGACCCGGTATTGGCGGTGGGCTAAAGGTTGATGGTGTCACAGTTGATCACTATGTTTGTGAACAAAACCATTATTTTATGATGGGGGACAACCGGGATAATTCGCATGATAGTCGTTACTGGGGGCTGGTTCCTGAGTCTAACATCATTGGAGAAGCCATCTTGACCTACCTTAGTTGGGAACAGACCGAACCTAACTTACTTAAACGACTCTTTAAAATTCGCCCGAGCCGTATGTTCAGATTAATTGATTAGTATCTGGTAGTTATTAAGCAGTTGTAGCAATAAATATCTCCTTGCATAAATAGTTCGTGCGAATCATAACCTTGGAGGAAAAAAGTGAAGTGTATAAGACTATTTCTAGTTGTCATGGTAACCATCAGTTTGTGCATGAGTTGTTCCAGTACTCTGGACGATGTTGCTGGTAAACCAGGTGTAAATACCATGGTTTCACCTGACCCTATGCCAGATTGGTATAGATTTCCTGTCAATGACGACGAATTAAATATCTACGCTGTTGGAAGTGGACAATCCAGTATCAGAGAGATGGCCGAATCCAGTGCTAGATCAGAAGCAACCACCTTTATTTCAAGTGGCATCTCACAGCAAGTAACTCGGACATTACATGAATATTCAATCATCGGGAGTGAATCAGCGGATGTTCACAAGTCTTCTCCTGTGGGATCAATTGTTCAAGCAATGAATACACAAACTATTGGTGGACTTATCGTTCATCAGAGATATTTTCATGAAGAAGAAGATGGCTCTTGGAAGGTGGTTGTTCAAGTCGGACTAAGCAAAGCTGCTTTAAACACAGCTCTTTTAAATGAAATTAATAGTGGGAAGCCGCTATATAAGAAATTTAAAGGTTCTATTGGTTTCTCAGAGTTTGAATCATCGCTAAAATAATTGATTATTAAACCGGCCATGAAGAGCCGCATGAACTCATGTTCGTCATACTGAAATAAAACCATTCAATCTGAACATCAACTTATAAATATGGCTCTTCCCCCAAATGCGTACCTGGAGACGAGGATATTAGGGATATAAGGGTATAGAGGGTGTGTGGGAATAGGGACAACGCTTACCCCATGCTTTAGCTTGGGGATATGATAACCTACTATTTCCTAGGGCTTTAGCCCAGTATTGTAGGGCTAAAGCCCTCCTTTATTAAGGTTTTTATAACCCCCAGGCTGAAGCCTGGGGTAAGTATTAATAATAATTGCACTATACGTAGATAACCAAAGCTAATATTAGCAAGCAATTATTCCGGCGCAATGAAGTTTTCACACAGGCTCTATACCCTTATACCTTTGTACCCCAGAATATTTTACAGGCCCCCAATTTCAATGATTGTATCCAGGTACGCATTATGACGATGAACCATAAATATTACATATCAGAGGGTCAATATCCCGAAATATTTGTCTGTAAATCATGAAAGCGTTGATTTGTTTCAGTGCATTTTTCTATCTTCCATTTTACTAGTGTCCTAATTATAATAGCGCGTTCTTTGCTATTAAGTTGATAATTATTTAAGTAATATTTCTAACTCACTGAGGCACAATGACTTCACAAGATATACGAAACCAGTTTATTCAATATTTTAAAGATCGTAACCACAAATTCGTGCGGAGTGCCGGTGTGGTTCCATTTGATGATCCCACACTGTTATTCACCAACGCCGGTATGAATCAGTTCAAAGGCATCTTTCTGGAGACTGAAACTGCAGATCATCCCCGCGCTGTAAACTCCCAGAAGTGCATCCGGGTCAGTGGAAAACATAACGACCTGGAAGAAGTCGGCCGGGATACTTATCACCACACTTTCTTCGAAATGCTGGGTAACTGGAGTTTTGGTGACTACTACAAGAAAGACGCCATCAAAATGGCCTGGGACCTCTTTACTCATGTTTGGCAGATCCCCAGAGAAAAGCTATACGCCACGGTTTACAAGGACGATGATGAGGCTTTTGAGCTTTGGTCCACTATTACCGATATTCCCAAAGCCAATATCCTGCGCTTCGGTGATAAAGATAATTTTTGGGAAATGGGTGAGACCGGTCCCTGTGGTCCCTGCTCAGAAATTCATGTTGATGTTGGTGGAGATCCGGCAATTGATGGCTCACATCCCGAATTAGGTGTCAATACCGATAGCCCCCGTTTTATGGAACTGTGGAATCTGGTATTTATCCAATATTTCAGGGAAAGTGATGGATCGCTCACTGAGTTGCCCAATAAACACGTTGATACAGGCGCCGGACTTGAGAGAATAGTCGCCTTTCTACAGGGTAAGAACAGTAATTATGACACTGACCTGTTTACTCCTCTTCTGGATGAGATCACTGAGCTCAGTGGGATACCTTATGACCCAGGGACAGCAGGAATGGCTCACCGCGTGATCGCTGATCATATCAGAATGTTGACCTTCTCAATCTCCGATGGAGCATTGCCAGCCAATGATGGTCGTGGCTATGTGCTGCGTCGGATCCTGCGTCGGGCTGCTCGCTATGGGCGTAATCTTGGTATGAATGAAGCCTTCATCTATAAAATGG comes from Candidatus Neomarinimicrobiota bacterium and encodes:
- a CDS encoding ribonuclease HII; its protein translation is MNSKVMAGVDEAGRGPLAGPVVAAAVILNPLDIPGGLRDSKKLSEKRRGILAKDIRLKAKAIGVGIVHEQDIDRTNILKSTFEAMRRAVADLGLEPEEVQVDGNFTIPNLLIDQIAIVGGDDKVAEISAASIIAKTTRDAMLISYDVLFPEYGFKSHKGYGSAKHMEILRERGRTPIHRRSFRPVDTCPNENYKYFGLENNYGRMGEIIAGMFLIRNGYTLIAHSYHAGRGGEIDLIATLGDEIVFIEVKSFAGEADDTIALERVTPVKQKQIARIAEIYLRYREIEEAECRFDIITVNFSEPKPEIQHYPDAYLPL
- the ggt gene encoding gamma-glutamyltransferase encodes the protein RFKLNRRKITMKFLKTHILLIALLSQIFASQPAIYGENGVVVAHDLEACEAGIKILKAGGNAVDAAVAVTYALAVTHPQAGNLGGGGFMMIQMADGRKAALDYREMAPGAAHRDMFLDDSGKVAAGKSIQGGLAVGVPGTVAGMQLALDEYGSMRRSKVMKPAIHLAKKGFHIPYDLAYSFGWLNQAAADFDETRRIFCRNGDLYQPGDLFKQPDLAKTLKLIQKKGNSGFYEGAVAQALVKSSTEYGGTFTPEDLANYIPKLREPAVGNYRGFEVLSMPPPSSGGIALISMLNMLEHMSFDSIGWHSADHIHMLAEVEKRAYADRSVWLGDPDFFEVPTEKLLSSAYAYLRMKDYKPTSATPSDSIYPLNDSELANITTARHESEETTHFSVVDQWGNAVSVTTTLNWSFGSYVTVEGFGFLLNNEMDDFSAKPGTPNSFGLIGNEANAIQPKKRMLSSMTPTIVNKDGKVVLVLGSPGGSTIITSVLQVINNMVDYGMALQDAVNAPRFHHQWRPDVIQYGPRAISADTAELLRQMGYELKPRSAYGEVNAISKDRIFGGWVGAPDYRLASHGMAY
- the lepB gene encoding signal peptidase I; the encoded protein is MSKKEKQAMKSKGGSAFRGLLHIIVSVLILRATVIEAYNVPTGSMETTIKIGDFILGNKFIYGIRTPDWIGIPWTNIGFSVPYYRLPGFEQPKTGDVVIFRYPNDRWPASQIGPLDPSLNYIKRCIAGPGQTLEIRDKDVFIDGIQFPLPEHGRASKLNLYDDEYQERMIFPQGFGNRDHFGPLYIPEAGDTLDFRRDNLDQAVNVISLEGHEVRPGIGGGLKVDGVTVDHYVCEQNHYFMMGDNRDNSHDSRYWGLVPESNIIGEAILTYLSWEQTEPNLLKRLFKIRPSRMFRLID